The following proteins are encoded in a genomic region of Sorangiineae bacterium MSr12523:
- a CDS encoding MATE family efflux transporter has translation MAESSERAVDSLNETSLSRGGLGAAWALVRDAIRGAPIDHTTAPIARSVVMLAIPMVLEMMMGSVFAVADVFWVSQLGANATAIVGLTESIMMIMQSVVMAVAIGAMALVARRIGEKKHVEAARAAVQAILLGAGISACVAVAGITNAPSLLRMMGATPDVIASGSRFTQVTMGGNVTVFLLYVINAIFRGAGDAAFSMRSLWLGNFLNIVLGPCFIYGVGPFPALGVTGAAVATTIGRGTAVLFQLYLLTSGRSKIKLTRETLGLDFGLMASVLRLSGSGTIQILISTTSYVGLVRIISDFGSAPLAGYTIGLRIIMFALLPSIGVSNAAATLVGQNLGAGKPDRAEQSVWRAGFYNAMILTAVGLLFVVFAPWLVALFTPDDVVRSYGVSCLRSVSAGFLFYGYGMVLSQSFNGAGDTWTPTILNFVSFWVLQLPVAWLLSQHTSLGARGVFAALAISYSTLAVLSAAVFRRGRWKMKKV, from the coding sequence ATGGCTGAGTCCAGCGAACGCGCGGTCGATTCTCTGAACGAAACGTCGTTGTCGCGAGGAGGGCTCGGCGCCGCTTGGGCGCTCGTGCGCGATGCCATTCGCGGCGCGCCCATCGATCATACGACGGCACCCATCGCCCGATCCGTCGTCATGCTCGCGATCCCCATGGTTCTCGAGATGATGATGGGCTCCGTCTTCGCGGTGGCCGACGTCTTCTGGGTCTCGCAGCTCGGTGCGAATGCGACGGCGATCGTCGGCCTCACCGAATCGATCATGATGATCATGCAGTCGGTGGTGATGGCCGTCGCCATTGGAGCGATGGCCCTCGTCGCACGGCGCATCGGCGAGAAGAAGCACGTCGAAGCTGCGCGCGCTGCGGTGCAGGCCATCTTGCTCGGCGCGGGCATCTCCGCGTGCGTCGCCGTCGCCGGCATCACCAATGCGCCCTCGCTGCTGCGCATGATGGGCGCGACGCCCGACGTCATCGCCAGCGGCTCACGATTCACGCAAGTGACGATGGGCGGCAACGTGACCGTCTTCCTCTTGTACGTCATCAACGCGATCTTCCGCGGCGCCGGCGACGCGGCGTTTTCGATGCGCTCTCTCTGGTTGGGCAACTTCCTCAACATCGTTCTCGGGCCGTGCTTCATCTACGGCGTTGGTCCGTTCCCCGCGTTGGGCGTCACCGGCGCAGCCGTCGCGACCACGATTGGGCGCGGCACGGCGGTGCTGTTCCAGCTCTACTTGCTCACCAGCGGTCGCAGCAAAATCAAGCTCACGCGCGAGACGCTGGGCCTCGACTTCGGCCTGATGGCCAGCGTGTTGCGCCTGTCCGGTTCGGGCACGATTCAGATCCTCATCTCGACCACGAGCTACGTGGGGCTGGTGCGCATCATCTCGGACTTTGGCAGCGCGCCGCTCGCCGGTTACACGATTGGATTGCGCATCATCATGTTCGCGCTGCTGCCGTCGATCGGTGTCAGCAATGCGGCGGCCACCTTGGTGGGGCAGAACCTCGGGGCCGGAAAGCCCGATCGCGCCGAGCAATCCGTGTGGCGTGCCGGCTTTTACAACGCGATGATCCTCACCGCGGTGGGCCTGCTCTTCGTCGTGTTCGCGCCTTGGCTCGTCGCCTTGTTCACGCCGGACGATGTCGTTCGCTCGTACGGTGTCTCATGCCTTCGCTCGGTGAGCGCAGGGTTCCTATTTTATGGATATGGAATGGTGCTCTCCCAATCCTTCAACGGTGCGGGCGACACCTGGACGCCCACCATCCTCAACTTCGTCTCGTTTTGGGTGCTCCAATTGCCCGTCGCGTGGTTGCTCTCGCAGCACACCTCACTCGGTGCACGCGGCGTGTTCGCCGCCCTCGCCATCTCTTATTCGACGCTCGCTGTCCTATCCGCCGCGGTCTTTCGACGCGGTCGGTGGAAGATGAAGAAGGTTTAG
- a CDS encoding alpha/beta hydrolase → MKSGADFEGRRMALGSGITLSVTSKGEGPPVVLLHGFPQNSYTWRKHLPSLADAGFRAIAPDMRGYGLSDKPKAVADYKTERLVADVRELVHSLGYEKVHLVGHDWGGVVAFHVAAAHPEMIDRLVILNGPHPDVFMKSLFRSQKQRTRSWYVFLFQLPFLPERMLARKGILERMLRFYGPGVFSKEDLATYTSAVRKPGAARSMVNYYRAAARGYREIPVITRPTLVLWGEKDRALHPCLLDGLEKHVTNLTIKRFPDATHWLNEEKPGEVNGEMVRFLRAVGGDG, encoded by the coding sequence ATGAAGAGTGGTGCGGATTTCGAAGGTCGACGGATGGCACTCGGTTCGGGGATCACCCTCTCCGTCACGTCGAAAGGGGAGGGGCCGCCCGTCGTTTTGCTCCACGGCTTTCCGCAGAATTCGTACACGTGGCGCAAGCACTTGCCCAGCTTGGCCGATGCGGGCTTCCGCGCGATTGCTCCGGACATGCGCGGTTATGGGCTATCGGACAAGCCGAAGGCGGTGGCCGACTACAAGACGGAGCGCCTCGTTGCCGATGTGCGCGAGTTGGTGCACTCCCTCGGTTACGAGAAGGTCCACCTCGTTGGGCACGATTGGGGCGGGGTCGTCGCCTTTCACGTGGCCGCGGCGCATCCCGAGATGATTGACCGCTTGGTGATCTTGAACGGGCCGCATCCCGACGTGTTCATGAAGTCGCTCTTTCGGAGCCAGAAGCAGCGCACGCGCTCTTGGTACGTGTTCCTCTTTCAGCTGCCGTTCTTGCCCGAGCGCATGCTCGCGCGCAAAGGCATCCTCGAGCGCATGCTCCGTTTCTACGGACCCGGCGTCTTCTCGAAAGAGGACCTCGCCACGTACACGTCCGCCGTCCGCAAACCCGGCGCCGCCCGCAGCATGGTGAACTACTACCGCGCCGCCGCGCGGGGCTATCGAGAAATCCCGGTGATTACGCGCCCGACGTTGGTGCTCTGGGGCGAGAAGGATCGCGCGCTTCACCCTTGTCTCCTCGACGGGCTCGAGAAGCACGTGACGAACCTGACGATAAAGCGCTTTCCGGATGCGACCCATTGGTTGAATGAAGAAAAACCGGGGGAGGTGAACGGCGAGATGGTGCGGTTTCTGAGGGCGGTGGGGGGGGACGGCTAG
- a CDS encoding stress-induced protein translates to MDPERQRQIARQGGKAAHERGSAHEFTSDEARAAGRKGGVAVSQNRAHMAEIGRRGGEARGAGHRRRMEEARRAATAEKKEGETVAAQATEESPQAEPESTVEGSQDDAQRRAS, encoded by the coding sequence GTCAGCGTCAGATCGCGCGACAGGGCGGTAAAGCTGCGCACGAACGTGGGAGCGCCCACGAGTTTACAAGTGATGAAGCTCGCGCAGCGGGTCGCAAGGGGGGGGTCGCGGTGAGTCAGAACCGCGCCCACATGGCCGAAATTGGCCGTCGTGGGGGCGAGGCACGCGGCGCCGGTCACCGTCGTCGTATGGAAGAAGCCCGCCGTGCCGCCACAGCCGAGAAGAAGGAAGGCGAGACTGTCGCCGCTCAGGCGACGGAAGAGTCGCCGCAGGCCGAGCCGGAGAGCACCGTAGAAGGCTCTCAAGACGACGCTCAGCGTCGCGCCTCCTAG
- a CDS encoding thiolase family protein codes for MAEVFVVDAVRTPLGRLGGGLAKVRPDDLLAAVFRSLAERHPRVGERLDEVYAGNANGAGEDNRNVARMAVLLSGLPVSVPAATVNRLCGSGMEAVISAYRAIALGEADVCIAGGVESMTRAPFVIPAPEDAYPRELPTFSTRLGWRMTNPAMPSEWTVALGEGAEILADKYSIARAAQDEFAVESHRRAHAAWESGRYDAEVIRGSWELVRDECIRADTSFEKLAKLRPVFRTSKGTVTAGNASPMNDGAAALLLTSARAARELDLTPLARIRSVAVSAIEPHLFGLGPVEASQRALKRGDLAVSDLDVVELNEAFAAQVLACFAAWPELDRSKVNPNGGAIALGHPLGCSGARLVGTLAHELRLRGKKHGLATACIGVGQGIAVTLSNG; via the coding sequence ATGGCGGAAGTTTTCGTAGTCGATGCTGTTCGTACCCCTTTGGGTCGCCTCGGCGGCGGGCTTGCGAAGGTTCGTCCGGATGATCTGCTAGCCGCCGTGTTCCGCTCCCTGGCGGAACGCCATCCCCGCGTGGGTGAACGCCTTGATGAGGTGTACGCGGGCAATGCAAACGGGGCCGGCGAAGACAACCGCAACGTGGCCAGGATGGCCGTGCTGCTTTCTGGTCTTCCCGTGTCCGTCCCTGCTGCAACTGTGAATCGGTTGTGCGGCTCCGGAATGGAGGCGGTGATTTCCGCGTACCGTGCCATCGCGCTCGGTGAGGCGGATGTGTGCATCGCCGGTGGCGTCGAGTCGATGACCCGGGCGCCGTTCGTCATTCCCGCGCCAGAAGACGCGTATCCACGCGAGCTGCCCACGTTCAGCACACGCCTCGGGTGGCGGATGACCAATCCCGCCATGCCGTCCGAATGGACCGTCGCCTTGGGCGAGGGGGCCGAGATCCTCGCGGACAAGTACAGCATCGCGCGAGCGGCGCAGGACGAGTTTGCGGTCGAGAGCCACCGACGTGCGCACGCCGCATGGGAGAGTGGCCGCTACGATGCGGAGGTGATCCGCGGTTCGTGGGAGCTCGTTCGCGACGAGTGCATCCGCGCGGACACGAGCTTCGAGAAGCTCGCCAAGCTGCGCCCTGTATTCCGCACATCGAAAGGAACCGTCACGGCGGGCAATGCATCGCCGATGAACGACGGCGCCGCGGCCCTCCTTTTAACATCGGCCCGTGCGGCGCGTGAGCTCGACCTGACCCCGCTGGCCCGCATTCGGTCCGTTGCGGTCAGCGCCATCGAGCCGCACCTCTTTGGACTCGGCCCGGTGGAAGCTTCGCAACGCGCACTCAAGCGAGGCGATTTGGCTGTGTCCGACTTGGACGTTGTCGAATTGAACGAGGCCTTCGCCGCCCAAGTCCTCGCATGCTTCGCCGCCTGGCCGGAACTGGATCGGAGCAAGGTGAATCCCAACGGGGGTGCCATTGCACTAGGACATCCATTGGGTTGCTCCGGTGCAAGGTTGGTCGGAACCCTTGCCCACGAGCTGCGATTGCGCGGAAAGAAGCACGGACTTGCCACGGCTTGCATCGGAGTCGGTCAGGGCATCGCGGTGACGTTGTCGAACGGATAA
- a CDS encoding sigma-54 dependent transcriptional regulator, whose protein sequence is MQGRILIIDDDRSMCEILDSALRRRDFEVAWRTSPDEGLRALADQDFDVVVTDLNMQGMSGVDLCRQIAENREDIPVVVMTAFGSMETAVAAIRAGAYDFVTKPFEMDDIALTLERALRHRALREEVKRLKRAVDDSSKFDDIIGQSSAMEKAYDLLDRVADSDTTVLITGESGTGKELVARALHKRSPRNRGPFVAINCAAMPETLLESELFGHTRGAFTDARQARPGLFVKAQGGTLFLDEIGEMPMGMQAKLLRALQERTVRPVGGDVEVPFDARIVAATNRDLETEVEEKRFREDLFYRINVVRINVPPLRSRGSDVLLLAQHFIERYSAQGRSKVKGMSSGAADKLLSYPWPGNVRELQNCVERAVALARYDQIGVDDLPEKIRDFKSSRVIVETEDPSELLPMDEVERRYILRVLEAVGGNKTMAAQVLGFDRRTLYRKLERCGVAENKKEARE, encoded by the coding sequence GTGCAGGGGCGTATTCTCATCATCGACGACGATCGCAGCATGTGCGAGATCCTCGATAGCGCGCTCAGACGGCGAGACTTCGAGGTCGCATGGCGCACGTCCCCGGACGAGGGGCTGCGTGCGCTGGCCGATCAGGACTTCGACGTCGTCGTGACCGATCTGAACATGCAAGGCATGAGCGGCGTCGACTTGTGCCGCCAGATTGCCGAAAACCGCGAAGATATCCCGGTCGTGGTCATGACCGCCTTCGGCAGCATGGAGACGGCCGTCGCGGCCATCCGAGCCGGCGCGTACGACTTCGTCACGAAGCCCTTCGAGATGGATGACATCGCGCTCACCTTGGAGCGCGCCCTTCGTCATCGCGCTCTTCGTGAAGAGGTCAAACGTCTCAAGCGCGCCGTCGACGACTCGAGCAAGTTCGACGACATCATCGGCCAGAGCTCGGCGATGGAGAAGGCTTACGACCTTCTCGATCGCGTCGCCGACAGCGACACCACCGTGCTCATCACCGGCGAAAGCGGTACCGGCAAGGAGCTCGTCGCGCGTGCCCTCCACAAGCGCAGCCCCCGCAATCGAGGTCCCTTCGTGGCCATCAACTGCGCGGCCATGCCCGAAACCCTGCTCGAAAGCGAGCTATTTGGCCACACGCGTGGCGCGTTCACGGACGCGCGTCAGGCGCGCCCGGGTCTTTTCGTCAAAGCCCAAGGTGGCACCTTGTTCCTCGACGAGATCGGCGAGATGCCGATGGGCATGCAGGCCAAGCTGCTCCGTGCGTTGCAAGAGCGCACGGTGAGGCCCGTTGGCGGCGACGTCGAGGTCCCGTTCGATGCCCGCATCGTCGCGGCGACCAACCGCGATCTCGAAACCGAGGTCGAGGAAAAGCGGTTCCGCGAGGACCTCTTCTACCGCATCAACGTCGTGCGCATCAACGTGCCGCCGCTGCGCTCGCGCGGGAGCGACGTGCTCTTGCTCGCGCAGCACTTCATCGAGCGGTACTCGGCACAGGGCCGCTCGAAGGTGAAGGGCATGTCCAGCGGCGCAGCGGACAAGCTTCTGAGCTATCCGTGGCCCGGCAACGTGCGCGAGCTGCAAAACTGCGTCGAGCGTGCGGTGGCCCTCGCCCGCTACGATCAGATCGGCGTGGATGATCTGCCGGAGAAGATTCGCGACTTCAAATCGTCGCGGGTCATCGTCGAGACTGAGGATCCATCGGAGCTTCTGCCGATGGACGAGGTCGAGCGGCGCTACATCCTGCGCGTGCTCGAGGCCGTGGGCGGCAACAAGACGATGGCCGCTCAGGTCCTGGGCTTCGATCGCCGAACGCTCTACCGCAAGCTCGAACGTTGTGGCGTGGCCGAGAACAAGAAGGAAGCTCGGGAGTAA
- a CDS encoding ammonium transporter yields MTADAMSAGDTAWLLVSSALVLLMIPALALFYGGMVRRKNVLSTLMHSLAALPVLSVTWVLFGYSLAFGPTHGGLIGGLDYIGLRATVGTLHDTVPNYAFIAFQMMFAAITPALISGAVAERMKFSAYMVFIVLWSALVYVPVAHWVWATGGWLFELHALDFAGGTVVHLTAGASALVCALVLGPRLKYPQERPLPHNLTMTLTGAGLLWFGWFGFNAGSALKSTPLAALAFIVTHLGAAGGALGWLFIEWWHRGKPTALGVASGLVAGLVAITPAAGFVAPWAAIVIGVLAGFACYAGVLAKYKYGYDDSLDAFGVHGVGGFTGAVLTGVFAQTAYNADGADGLLFGGARTFLIQIVACAASGLYAAAVTWVLLKLIDRAMGIRASAADEREGLDSTQHGEDAYAG; encoded by the coding sequence ATGACGGCGGATGCGATGAGTGCGGGCGACACGGCGTGGCTGCTTGTGAGCTCGGCGCTGGTTCTGCTGATGATCCCTGCGCTTGCGCTCTTTTATGGCGGGATGGTGAGGCGCAAGAATGTGCTCTCGACCCTCATGCACTCGCTTGCGGCGTTGCCGGTGCTCAGTGTGACGTGGGTGCTCTTTGGGTACTCGCTGGCGTTTGGGCCGACCCATGGAGGCCTCATTGGAGGGCTCGATTACATCGGGCTTCGCGCCACCGTCGGGACCTTGCACGACACCGTTCCGAACTACGCCTTCATCGCGTTTCAAATGATGTTCGCCGCGATCACGCCCGCTCTCATCTCCGGTGCCGTCGCGGAGCGCATGAAATTCTCCGCGTACATGGTCTTCATCGTCCTCTGGTCCGCCCTCGTTTACGTGCCCGTTGCCCATTGGGTGTGGGCGACGGGAGGGTGGCTCTTCGAGCTGCACGCGCTCGACTTTGCGGGCGGCACCGTCGTGCACCTCACTGCGGGAGCCTCGGCGCTGGTCTGCGCCCTCGTGCTCGGGCCGCGCTTGAAATATCCGCAGGAGCGCCCTCTCCCGCACAACCTCACCATGACCCTCACCGGGGCTGGCCTCCTTTGGTTCGGTTGGTTCGGATTCAACGCAGGGAGCGCCCTCAAGTCGACGCCTCTCGCCGCCCTGGCCTTCATCGTCACCCACCTCGGCGCGGCCGGTGGTGCCCTGGGCTGGCTCTTCATCGAGTGGTGGCACCGCGGAAAGCCGACTGCACTCGGCGTCGCCTCCGGTCTCGTGGCGGGGCTGGTGGCCATCACACCCGCGGCCGGCTTCGTGGCGCCATGGGCCGCCATCGTCATTGGCGTCCTCGCCGGCTTCGCGTGCTATGCCGGTGTGCTTGCAAAATACAAGTACGGCTACGACGACTCACTCGACGCGTTCGGAGTCCATGGAGTCGGTGGCTTCACCGGCGCCGTCCTCACCGGAGTCTTCGCCCAGACCGCCTACAACGCCGACGGAGCCGATGGCCTCCTTTTCGGCGGCGCCCGCACGTTCCTCATCCAGATCGTGGCCTGTGCCGCCTCCGGGCTCTACGCTGCGGCCGTCACCTGGGTGTTGCTCAAGCTGATAGACCGGGCCATGGGCATCCGTGCGTCGGCTGCCGATGAGCGAGAGGGACTTGACTCCACGCAACACGGTGAGGACGCTTACGCGGGGTGA